The DNA segment AAGGCGTTGGGCGGAGTTTTTGATATTGATATCCAATAATAAGCCAATTTTGTCAGTCCTGCTCTGGCTCGTCCTGTGCTTCCTGATCTCTTCGTTTTCGCAAGTTCGCTACAGTATACAAAAAGTCGTCCAATTCTTTCTCGCTGGCGTCTGTCGTGAGTGATGGGTGCTCGTTGAGCAAGTCCAGGTTGAAGGTCTCCGCGATCGGCTTCCACGAGCCGCAACGCACTGGCAGTTCGGGAGAATCGTGCACGCTGCAGAGGACGGTGCCCAAACGCTTGGACCCGTCAGCACGAGCGTCGAGAGATACGAGTAGATGGTCGCCAAGCGCTGTTACGTCGAGTGGTATCGCCGGTAGAGACAAGGTGGTGGAAGCCACTTCGCTGTCCTCCAAGGCTTCCTGAGGTGTCGATTCCAATGCTGGACGTGAGATCAGGAAGAGGGCTGGGACTCTCTCGCACGCCACGGCAATAACCCAGTCGGTCCCTTGCCCTGTCTGCACGTCAAAGCTCCAGATGCCCGAGACAGCGCATTTCGCCTCAGCATCTCCAGTGACACCCTTGACAAGAGCTTTCAGGTCgaccttcttcagcagcttGAACGACTCCCAGTTCCAGACACCTAGCCAAtcgtcaccgccgccactaACAAGAAGATCACTAGTTCCCACTTGGCAGATCTTGCTCACAAATTCCTTGTGTCCTAGACAGAAGCCTTCGATGATATGCGCCTGGGGTGGCCCTCTCGAGATGCGGATATGCTCGTCTCTGTCGGCAGTCAGGATGTAGCCTCTTTGTCGGCCATCGATTTCCCGTGTAAGATATTTCATATCTGTCAGCATCGAGACGTGGCCCAGCTCGAGCTTATGTTCGAACTTGAGCACTTCCTTTCGTGGCGTGAAATTTTTCTGATTCATCTGGGCGGCCAACGCCTTGCGATTCCGTTGAGAATGTACAGTTGATTCGCTTGCAGAAATCTTGAAAGGGGTCTCGGTGGGAGGATTGAGTGCTCGCTCCTCGGTCTGTACGTCGTCTACCGTCGCCGCTATCAGAGGCATGGAATAGACATCGCCGAACTTGTCTGCCACGAGGATCGTTTCGTTGTCTGGAGGGACCTGGATAGCACATGGTCGCTTGGGCATTGGCCTGGAGCTGATCTCGGTGAGGCGTCCTTCGGGAGCTTCAAACACGCGTACAAACTTGTCGTCTGTCACTGCTACCACATAGCGTTGATTTGGAGTGACAGTGAGCTTGATCACATTGGGAGCCTTGGTTGGCAATTTCGGAGTATCGCTGCTCGTCTTTTGTCTCTTGGTCGGACGCTCGCCATTCTCGACTTCGTTGATGACCTCGGCAGGggcgtcttcttcctgtTGGCTATCAGTCGGACTTGACACCCTGACGGAGACGGGCTGAGACTACGAAGCGAAGAGAAGTCGATTGACCACTGCTACACCTACCTGTTGCGTCTGAGGCCATTCGGAAATGATCTCGTTGGAGGTCAGGCTCAGCGAGATCAGCTTCGGCCCACAGGCAGCGACcaagaagccattgctggTGAGGTCGGTGGGGTCTCGACCATGCACGATGCACTGAAATGGATGACGCATGCTGGCGGTGGGAGGAGTGAGCTCGTTGCTGGTCGGTCGGGAGAAAAGAGAAGCCGGACTCCCTTCCGCCGCTGGAGGTGCTGACAGAAGAGAAATTTAGGCTTCGTCATGCACGTCGGATCGGCCTTCCGAGCGGGCGATCCAACGTCGCCAAGCCTTCCATCACAGTCGACATAGCGGCCATTCCACCATGTATTTCGGCCGGAAAAGTTGGGCAGCAGGTCGGCGATGCTCTGACACGCCTCTGGTCACCACGTCGGCCTCGTGGAAAGGTTCGTTCATGCGATGCCCAGGAAGGAATgggcgtggaagaggagagaacTATGCAGAAGCCGGATGGGCCCGTCCAAATGCCTGTCAGCCGGCGCATTATTTTGAGGTGCAGCGCTGAACGGACGAAGTTGATGTCTTTCACTGTTTGCTGTCCGCTAATTCCCAGCATCTTCACCTCTGTGTGAGCATACCTCAACTGTCTGTCGAATCCGACGCACCGTGCACCGATTGCGCAACGACGAGACCAACGAAAGTTTGGTGAGTGATCGCCCGCCAGCGCCGCCTGCCTCGCCCGCCTTCCTGTCgccctcttctcttctcgatcACCGAACCACTCGCACACACCACCACAGCCTCCGCAATTTTTCCGCCAGGAGCATGTACTGACAGAAGTCCCCCAGCAGCTGCCGTTTCCACGAGTGTGTCAAACTTCTCCGCACAGCTGAACAAACATCCACCAGCCATCTTCCAACCCGATAGCAGCCTGATTGCCGACAACCCCAGCCTCAACCACCGACACCCGCGCCCCTCTTCACCATGGTGAGAGACACCAAATTCTACGACGTCCTCGGCGTCTCACCCGATGCCGACGAATCGAAGCTCAAGACCGCCTACCGGAAAGGCGCTCTGAAGCACCACCCAGACAAGAACGCCCACGATCCGGGAGCCGCAGAAAAATTCAAGGAAATCTCACACGCATACGAGGTCCTTTCAGATCCCCAGAAGCGCCAAATCTATGACCAGTATGGCGAGGAAGGTCTCGAGcagggcggcggtggtgcaggAGGCATGGCTGCTGAGGACCTGTTCGCCCAGTtcttcggcggtggtggtggtggtttcgGTGGCATGTTCGGCGGTGGCATGAGAGATCAAGGGCCAAAGAAGGCACGCACCATCCACCACGTACACAAAGTTTCACTCGAGGACATTTACCGCGGAAAGGTCTCGAAGCTCGCACTGCAAAAGTCCGTCATCTGCGCCAAGTGCGATGGACGAGGTGGTAAGGAGGGCGCTGTCAAGACATGTGCGGGCTGCAACGGCCAGGGCATGAAGACAATGATGCGCCAAATGGGTCCCATGATTCAGCGCTTCCAGACTGTCTGCCCAGACTGTAACGGTGAGGGTGAACAGATCCGGGAGAAGGATAAGTGCAAGCAATGCAACGGCAAGAAAACTGTCATCGAGCGAAAGGTCCTCCACGTGCACGTCGACCGCGGTGTGCAGAGCGGCACCAAGATTGACTTCCGTGGCGAGGGTGACCAGATGCCAGGCGTACAGCCCGGTGACGTCCAGTTCGAGATCGAGCAGAAGCCACATGCACGATTCCAGCGCAAGGGTGACGATCTCTTCTACCACGCTGAGATCGATCTTTTGACTGCCCTCGCGGGTGGTGCCATTTACATTGAGCACCTCGATGACAGATGGTTGACCGTGGAGATTCTCCCCGGCGAGGTCATCTCACCAGGTATGCAGTGGCAGTACATGATTTTCAGCCGCGCCCCAGCTAACACATCTCACAGGCGAGGTCAAGGTCATCCGAGGCCAAGGCATGCCATCATACAGGCACCACGACTACGGCAACATGTACGTCCAGTTCGATGTCAAATTCCCAGAGCGACTTTCTGGGCCGCCGGATGCCGACGGCTACCCAACCCCGCTTGCACCAGAGCAGATCAAAGCTCTCGAAAGTGTTCTTCCGCCACGCCTACCGCAAAACATCCCACCTCCAGATGCCATGACCGAGGACTACCCACTCGAGAAGGTCGACCCCACGCGAGAAGGCGAGCGTGTTGCAAGAGGCGTcacagacgaagacgacgatgagatgCACGCCGGTGGTGAAAGAGTGCAATGCGCGTCGCAGTAAACGGAAATATGGACACGATACCCATGAAGTGGATGACGAGCCGAGCAGGATAGAGACGAAGTTTTCATGATGCACACGGAGCGCCGGACACGATAGATCGTAGTCGATGACGCTGCGCCTCCGAGCTGTAGACTCGGAAGTTGTGGCTGATGGACTCGGCACGCTCTAGCACACCAATTGCATAGAGATTTTTGCTTTGCTTCAGTGAAACGAGCATTCATCTGCGAGACTTCTGATGGAGAGCATAGCCATTACAGTTTGTGGCTCTGGGAGTACGGCGTCATAGAAAGATGATTCTCTCTAGCCAGGACTAAATGGGTAGTAGCGATTAGCTGTTCTATCTTTACCTCTTTGCACAATTACATTTTTGGTGTGTCAAGATCTATGTCTGATGGGAAGGTGTGAAAACGAGACACATTTTCTATGACATTCGGCAGGTTGGAGATGCAAATGCTGCTTATGCTAACCGCTTTCTTGCAGGCTTGTCATGGGTGGCAACACAATGATTCAGCGGCCCACATGCGACCGGAGTCGATTCAAGCCAAAACAAAGCTCTCTTCCTTCAAGCTCTCACTCAGACCACAAGCTCTGAGCTCGTCGTACATAATCACGTGGGCGTAAAGCAGTCCACGGAAGTGGTGGCCTCCGCTGCCATTCGGGCTCAGCGCCACCGGAAATTTGGCCCCGGCCAGCAACGCAATCACGTCGCCTTCCTCAAGCGATCTCGCCGGCCCAAGGGCAACGAATCCAGACGCGGTCGTGCAGATGTCTACATCTCCAATCACGGCAGTAGCATACATGGCGTACTTTCCAATGTCAAATTGCATCCCATATTCCACCCTCTCAGTGACCTCAGTTGGAATGCCGGCAGCTCGCCACCATAGCTGGAACGCCTCGCTCAGCGTATCTTGGATGTGGTGAACTTTTGACAGCGTGCTTCGCGCTGCCCACCTTTTGTAAGGATCGAAGGCCCGCTTGCTCTGTCTGAAATCTTCCAAATCTTGTCGCCACTGCGAGCTGCCCAAGTCTTCTGGCATAGGTGGACATTCGCTGGAAGTGCCGAACGCAGAGTACGGCTTGCGTGAGGGTACTGCCTCGATGGCTGCCATGAGCTGCGCCTTCAATGCTGGCTTCGGCGCATCAAACATTCTTCCTCTCAGCAAGGCTGTCGCTTCAATGGTGTCGAAACGGGCGCCCTTGACCGTTAATTGCTTTCCGTCCTCGCTGAGCTTCACCACGGCCTGCTCCGAGATATTCCCACCCCATCCCTTCCATGGTGTATCTGTACCGTTTTGGCCTATGGTCCTCAACAGACTGCTGTCCAGAAGCTTCGTGAAATTCAAAGACCAGGTGGGAGCTTGACTTCGCGGAGCAGGCTCAGCTCCCAACAAGTCCCATATGGCGAGATGCTGTTGCACGAGATCGACGCATACGTTGCTCTCGCAACGACTTCGAGCAGAATTGGATCGGGCAtggtattcttcttcttttcgaaTTGTTGTTGGATCTTCGATTGAAGGCAAGAACTGATTCAGATCTGTTTTAGGGCAATCCTGGGTCAAGTGTTCTCTgtttccttcttctcaggcTGTCAATTAGTGTGGTGGTCAATGTTGATCCTTCAGCCGCAGCCTTGTGTTGTTACGGAACTTGCCCTTTGCTTCTTGCATTACCTTCTCTTCATGGCTCGCGAGTCCGGACATTGTCTGGCACAAGCCGCTCCGTTCATTGTACTAGCCAAAGACAGAGGAGTGATTCGTCGTCTCAGCCCAGGCCTCTGTGGTTTGGTTCTACTCTGAAATCGAGCTATTGTACACAACTTCGAATATGTCTCGGTTCATGTTCAAACACGGCTTCGTCGTAAAGGAAAGCTACGGCGTACTCAGCGCTCTACATAAAAGGCCGAGTCTTCGAAAGTGTTGTGAGGCAGATACCCCCTTTACAATCGATCGCTACCAGACACCAACAATACCGACGTCCCACCCACAAAGTACGATAACACAAAAGCTTGTGGcgatcaagaaggagaaagaacAATGGAGAACATAGGAGAAGAGGATCCGTTCCACGTGTACCATGCATCGATATGCACGAGCAAGGGGCAAATTCACCACCACACAGTCATCTACATTCGCAAATCCGAGAAGGCCCCGACAGGACATCGATATCACATCAAAAAACCCGTCCATGGAGATGCAGGAACAGTCGAGTTCGAAACCACACCTTGTTACAATCCCAAGCGGTCGCCAGGTTTCGTTTCCGAAGCATACGTCGGAGGAATATTAGGCAAGCATCTGAAGGAATTGAGGAACATTTGTCAACGTACTATACGGGATGTTGAGGTGGTGAGGATGGATGATGGAAGTCATGCATGGGCGGAGAGTGTGATAAAGCCGGCGATCCAGCAACGACTTTGTCGACAAGAGGGGCAGAAGGCGGAGTTGTTAAGTGAATGAGTGAGGGGAACGGAGataggaagaggaaggctgaATGGTGGAAGAGGGGCATCGAAAGGCAAAAGCATCAGATTGAGCAATTCTAGCCAGGACTAATAGGTAGTAGCGATTAGTTGTTCTATCTTTACCTCTTTGTATAATTATACGTTCTCCGACCTGATTATGCGGCAGATCCGGACCACTACAATTAACAGCTCTAAGGCAGAGCAGCACCGACATTCGACACCCACGTTCAGGGAAGAGAGCAGCAAACAAGCTAACACCTGATTTGTGAAAGAGCCAGTTCTGCCTCTTCAAGCCCGCCATAATACAAACGACCTTGCATACAGAGCGACAACATGGCACAAACAACGGAAGAAATGCCACAAGAATTCACTGCGTCAATTTGCGTAACCTCAGGTACCAGAGCTGAGCACgcaatcatcttcatcgacaagTCGGAAGGCGAAGGCACCCGCTACCGCATGAAAGAAGTCCACTTTGGACATACTACGGCCGTAGAGACGAGGATTATGGAGCTTGAAGTCGTGACCTCCTTGCATCCACGGTAGTCGAAAATGTTGTTTCAATACGAGACTAACGTTTCAAGAATTTGGTCGACGGACTTGAGCGAATTGGAGACCATTTGTAGGGAAGTGGATGCTAAGTGGACGAAAATGGATGATGGAAGTATTCTGTGGGCGACAGAATTGATGCAGAGGGCGATTGCGAAGGGTATTTGTCGGTGAAGAGGTGAGAGGTGAATGCGTTTACTTTGCAGGCAAGGGACGCACAGGAGAGGAATCAAAGTATGGAAAGAgagaagatcgagcagcGGATGAATCTGATCCATTAAAAGAGTAGAAAACCAAAAGAAGATGAATCTGAGTCCTACGATCGGGACTATTTGCCTGACATCAACGCAATGGAAACGCCCTCTGTTTTTTCTTTCAaggatatctaataaaaTACGAGATATTGCCAGTAAAAGGCATAAACCCAACGTTCACTGAAATACGTCGGCATGATTTTTTCGATCGACTCTACCCACCATGCAGGTGTCGAGCCCCACCATAGAGGAGCATCAGCAAATTCCCACCACTCGGGATAGAATCCTGCAACGTCCCAATCAATGATCGTCACTCGAAAGATGCCGCTGCCGTCGGGGTTTGTACCCAGTCTCGTGAGCATGATATTTTTGGGCGCAAGATCGCCGTGCGTGAAGACGGTGCGGGTGTTGGTCCCCCATATTTCACGCGCCATTTTGTTGCAGATTGTTGATACGGGCTTAAAGGGTTCTTGTGTCGGCTCGTCTGTGAGACGCTGCATCCACGAATCGACGAAGGCGTCGTAGGTGGCGAAGGGGCCGAGACGTTCGGGTGAGGCGTCGGCACCAGGTGGAAGTTTCAATTGGTTTTTGAAGATTGTGAGACTGTTATTGACATAGTGCGTGCCTCCCACGCCTCCGAGGTAGCCTTCATCGGGGATCTTTCGAATTTCATTGATTTGTTCGCGGATCAGCCGGATGACTCCTTCTTTGTCTACTGGGGAGAGTTTGTTGAATGCTGCTTCGACCGTTTCGCCTTCGATGTAGTCGGTCACAATGTAGAGTTCGCCTTTGCTGTCACCGCCTTTCGCGCCTGGGAGATAACCATGGGCGCGGTATTTTGGAGCGGCGATTTTGGGGTATTTGGTCAGAAACTTCATGTTCTCGACTTCACGGAACTCGGTGCGACCTCCGTATTTGACCGCATATTTTCCAAATCGTAACACTTTGCTGCCTCTATTCTTGCCTGGATCCTCTTCATAGATGAAGTCTCTACAAGCGGCAATCTCTTCAGGTGTAGGGATCGGCTGCCCTTCCACGGGCGTTGCAATGCTCAGCGCAGCAATGCTTGGAACCTCAGACATGGTTGTGCCAAAAGAGAAGCTACGTGAGTAGATGGATTGGTGTTAGTCGCAGCTGTTCAAGTTTTGCTGAATGAGCGTAACAtatcatcgccatcttcagctgCGTATTGTCGGACAAAGAATGGGTTGGTCGTGCTTTTCAGGATCGCGTGAAAGAAAAATACCTCAGTGGACGGATCCGGCGACCGGGTTTCTTTGTTGATCGAACGCGGCTACCATGCTACATTCCGGCCGACCATCGGATCGTCTGGCTGTATGAAGAACAAAGATTATGATGATAGCGTCTTTTGAAACGTACATTTCGAAGGGTTGATTTACTTGAAATCATTATGCACAACGAGTGCATGGCCTGAGGAGGATCAAGTTCGAGGGCGCGTGCGTGCATTCATAGGCGTTTCATGTACTTGCTGTAATCACCTGATGGTTCGCCTTATACCTAAGTCCCATGCACGCACGGTCACAATTTGATGACCACCTTTCCAACATGCTTCCCCGAGTATAAGTAGTCGAATGCCTCAGGCGACTGCTCAAAAGAGAACACTTTGTCGATCACCGGTTCCAGGCTGACTTTTCGTTCTGATAAGAACTGGTTCATTCTTTCGTAGTCGATCTTGGATCCAACGGCAATGCCCCTGCGAACGTCAGAATTGTTCCTCACGCGGCAGCGTACCTCTCCAAAGGAAGTGACTTACTTCAAGATTGCAGTCTTGTACATGATGGACATGAGCTCACTGGGGTTCCATTGTCCGTCCAAGCCTGCCAGGAAGCCGACCAAGGAGACCACACCTCCTCTCTGGCGCAAAGATTTGAGGTCGGTAATCAACGAACCGACTCCTGTGTTGTTAACAACTACGTCAACGCCTCTACCGTTAGTCAGACGGGCAACTTCGCTCTCCTGATCCGGACTCGTCTTGTAATTGATGCCCTCGACTTTGGACCAAGCTTTCTTGAGATTCGCGATCTTCTCATCAGAGGAAGATGTGATAATAGATGTGATATCAGCGGCTTCACAAAGAATCAAAGCGAACAAGCTCACACCTCCGGTGCCTGCGATGAGAATGAGCCCGTGGATGACGGCGTGATGGGCATGTGCACAAACATACCCTGCAATAGAACACTACGAGTACTCTCCAACGATTGCGGCCAATTGAGCGCCGACCATGCAGTTACCCCAGCGCAGGTCAGAGTGGAGGCCTGGCACGCTGTTAGCCGTCGATCATTCCCAATGTCTGGGATGGATGACCTACCTCTTCCCAGGAGAGATGTGGGGGCAAGTGCACAAGAACACTATCATCAAAGACAGCGTATTCCCGCAACACGCCCGGAACATCTCCCCCCAGTGCTCGCatggcatcgtcctcgtGGCCAGTAAGGACGGAGAGATTGAAAATTGGCGCGACGTGGTCCCCTTTCTTGAAGTTGGTCACCTCGGACCCGACAGCCACAACTTCAGCAGCGCAATCAGAAGCAGGCATGCCGCGATCCTCGACCTCGACAGGATATTTCCCATTCAGCATTGCCACATCGCGGTAGTTGAGAGAGACGGCGTGGATCTTGATCAGCACATCGTGGGATCCGATGTTCTGCGGAAGTGTCTCCTCTGAGAGCTTGATGGTATGTGGTAGATCACCTTCAGTACGCCTGAAGGCCCGGTACGTTGTAGGAAGCGCCATGATGATTGATGCGATGCATTCTGGGAATCGCAGGGTGAGCCAGCCGGTATTTGTAGCCTGACCCAGTCTCTCAATGCTGTGCTGTACGATTGACAACTGCGGAATGCTTATGAAGCAGCCATCCTTATGCAAGAATATGAACGAACCACCGAcctgatgacgacgatgtaTGCATGCCCAGAGAAGCGGACGGGGAATGGCTCCAAGCCACAAGGATCATACACTTGCCGCGCACCAGGAAAGCTGCTTATTAATAATGGTTACTCAGCTTGCAAGCGAGTTCGCTATCCCACATGTGCTCGTTCGCATCCCTCTTGTGAAAATGCCTGTGGCTCGGCAGTCTTTCGACGGCGTATCGGAGGCTCGTGTTGGTAGAACGTAATTTATGTCTGAGCTAGAAATGGCCTCGGCCCTTGCATAAATTAGTAATCTTTGGCTATGCACAGGTGCTTTCTAAGTGAGCAGATCTTTGCCTCAAATAGGAATACTAGCCCGTCGTCGAGCCGATGGAGAACACAAGCAAGAAGATTCTACTGTGTATAGATGCAAGCTTCATGTGTTATGACAGAATCAGATGATGGACTTCCAGaatgttgatgttgaggtCGAGAAGTTCAAGATTTTGTTGGACAGTGGAGCCGATGCTGTTCCCTCCTTCCTGTTTTGGAATGTAGGGTGGTTGACGCCAAGACATTTGTCCTCGCCTTTGCCACTTTATCACAATCATCACACTTGACTTCTCCCTCATTGAAGACATATCAgcctactaagtatatatggGATTGGCGAAGAGCAATCTCAGATCAttatgccgccgccgcctccacaTCCCATACATGTGCATGCTTTGACCAACGCCAAGGATGACTCGAACGTGAAGAGTGCTCTCAAAATACTCGAACCTCATTCGCCTGTCTCGATACCATTACACAGGAGACTTCAATTCGGAAGATTCTTTGAAGCGACGACGCTTCTAACAAGCTTGGCATGCTTTGAAGCCGGGCCTGGGCCTGGgcctgaagatgaagaatggATTATGGCCTTTGTGGATCGGAGTTGTAGGCCCGAGACTGAGGTCTGGATGTACGGGAGCTGGGAGGGAGGGGGGATTGGCGAACATGGGGTTCCGAGTGCacatcagcagcaacagcagcaagacgcTTTGATCTTGTCGCTCATCCGATCGATCAAGGCTCTTGGACCGGCTCCAAAGTCGATTCATCAGGACATACTAGCCAAAGCTGCAGCCAGAGCCTCTGCCGACAAGCACACTTCCTCCAGCGACAACGACGACCTCCAAGACCATTCTGGCGTTTCGCGTAAAGACTACACTGCCCACCTCCTCAACCCAAACCTGATTCTCTTCGGCGCGACACATTCTTCAACGACACAGATCCTCACTCGCAACCATGTGATCAAACACGTCTTCGATTCGGGTCTCGTAGCCAATTGGACCTTTGTATTCGACATCGATGATTTGCCAGAATCTGCTACATCCTTGGAGCTGCCCGCAGGTCTGCATTGGGGAGAGTTGGAACAACAGCATTTCGTTCTTGTGAGATCACGGACACAGATTCCAAGGCAGGATCGAACGCTGGCTGTGCTACCTAACGTTGCAATCTTCGAGAGTCAAATTGGGAAGCCGATTGCATGGGTTTTCGTTGGCCTGGATGGGAGTCTGACGACGCTGCATGTTGAGGAAGAATGGAGAGGAAAGGGGCTAGCCAAGATGATTGCAGTGAAAATATGGAGGGAGAAAATGGAAGTCTTCTGGGAAAAAGAGGAGCCAAGAAGTGgtcagaaggagaaggcgaggaggcTGGCGCATGATTATGTTATTAGCGGGAATGAAGCTAGCAAGAAAGTTAGTGAGCGGTTGGGTGGGAGGCATTATGCCGATACCTTCTGGATAAGGGTCAATTTAGATTCGGTAAGTGAAGCATAGATCACCAGGATTTGGAGTAGAGATACGAGGAGTATGATAGAAGTCACCTGCCTGCTCAGCTTCGAATGACAGTGAGGATCTGACAGCGTCCAAGCTGAGTGTGAGTGGGATTGTCCCGAGTTAAGCATGCTTCAGGAGGCCATGGCACATGACATCAGTTGCGGATCAGGAAGTGATcgcctgcagcagcttcaagaGCCCGTTCAGCCCGCCGATCTTTGTCCTCCTTGCCCTTATAGCCCGTTGTGCCAAGTGCTGCATGAGGGAGCGACATCCTCAAGTCAAGCTGTGCTTGCCATTGCGCACATTCTTCGTCGCCACTCGCTGTGATTTCAGCTTCGAGCTGTAGTCTGGTATCCGAGATAGCTGCTCAATCCGAGCAGTTTTGCCTTCCAGTGGCTCGCAGCTGCGGAGATGTTGGAAGCAGTGGCGGTACCCTTCTCCACTCGAGCCTCTGTGCCCTCTCCTATCGCGTGCTGGATCACATCAGGCGGCGTCGTGGCGGAAAATCTTGCACAGAAAGCTCGAGTGCTCTGCGGATATCTCTTCGAATCCGTTACGTTCTTCGTGGTGTGCTGGGCCTGATCCAGTGGCAAGGTAAAAGAGATATTCTGAGAGATGAGTTCCATCAAGATTGGTTCTAAGTCTATCAAAGACGATGTGGCGGCGCAGCCCAAGAAGCTATCGTGACTCACTGTCAAGACCTTCTAGAAGCACCTGCTGACATGGATTACCAAGCAAGTCAAATTCCCACACGACCAGATCAACGGAATTTCACACTCGGCCTCTGCTCGTGCTCCTCGCCAAAATCGCACCTCAGCGCCGCACACTCGAAGACTTTCTCAGAGCCTTTCTTCAAGTCAGTCTCATCCACGTAGATCCTCTTGAACCTCGAGACGACATTGCAGTGGCAGAGTGGATTTTTGGCGGGATCGACGCCCTGCTGATCGTCTCCGGGAAAGGCCACGGCCGCTCGTTGATGGCGATTCGTACACGACTGATTCGAGCACTTGAATGATGCGCCGTATTGGAGCAAGGTCTTCTCGATGGTAGGCCGAGCGCAGCGTGTGCAGAGAACTTGATAGCCTTGGGTTACCGAGGCCAGGGAAGCGGGTACGTCGTGAATTCGAATCTCTTTCCAGGTGACGTCTATGACTGAGACGGAGGTATGAGCACGGGTCATTGAGGGCGAAACGTACGAGCTGAGGTCAGAGTGGGAAGACTTACCACTCTCCTTTGCAACAGGTTTGTGATCCACGTCGCTTTGCCCGATCTCGCAAGCCTCGCTGCGTTGCACAGCTGGAGCGACCATGTTGTATCTGCTTGCTTGACTTTGGAGGAAGCAGTTCGTGCGTTGTCTGTCTGTCCGTCTCAGTTGCTTCTTTTTGCTTCTTTTTGCGAGTACGAAATATGTGGATCATGTACTGCTATTTGTTTTTTCCAGGGCTCGAAAGGTACGACAGATTTTTGGTTGACGTGATGCAGGTATCCTCTGGTCGCACGAGTCAGAGTACCCTTTTAGGTGACCGATTCCATGTGCCTGACGTCTTGCTTGGGCCTCGAGACAAATGTGGAAGGTGGTGACTAACGTAATTCCTCATGGGCGAGTATTATGGGGATCCCACCAGTCGGGGGACATTTATTTTAGCTGACTGCGAGTCGGACCAGCCAACTTCGCAAGTTGCCACCTGTCAAGCCTGTGCTCGTGTGCGAGAGGCTCATGTAATATAACAATGCGGACAAAACCATATTGCCTCGAGGTCGATGCACCATGATCACCTCAATGACCCTTGAGGCCTCGGTGCGTATCCTCTTCCACAGTTGTGGCCCGGAAGCCCTGACCGAGAGCCGCCTGGACCATCTTACCATCGAGTCTGTCAGAATGATACCAACATATCCCCTTGGCACAATTCCAATATCCTCTTGAGTGATCGTGAGGAATTCCTGCTTTGCACGCGGGGCAGTTGGAGCGACCATAGGCTTGCTGCCGAGAAGGACGACCGCGACGACACTGAGGATTTTCCTTGCGTATGCCTCGACTGTCATCCCAACACATGAAGCTATCACGGTGGGTTTGCATCTGGGTGCATTTCCAATACCATCGGCCTCCATTACCGTTTGGAGACCCGTGTACCACCATCTTTCGGATTCCTTGAGACC comes from the Cercospora beticola chromosome 4, complete sequence genome and includes:
- a CDS encoding uncharacterized protein (antiSMASH:Cluster_12~SMCOG1028:crotonyl-CoA reductase / alcohol dehydrogenase), translated to MALPTTYRAFRRTEGDLPHTIKLSEETLPQNIGSHDVLIKIHAVSLNYRDVAMLNGKYPVEVEDRGMPASDCAAEVVAVGSEVTNFKKGDHVAPIFNLSVLTGHEDDAMRALGGDVPGVLREYAVFDDSVLVHLPPHLSWEEASTLTCAGVTAWSALNWPQSLESTRSVLLQGTGGVSLFALILCEAADITSIITSSSDEKIANLKKAWSKVEGINYKTSPDQESEVARLTNGRGVDVVVNNTGVGSLITDLKSLRQRGGVVSLVGFLAGLDGQWNPSELMSIMYKTAILKGIAVGSKIDYERMNQFLSERKVSLEPVIDKVFSFEQSPEAFDYLYSGKHVGKVVIKL
- a CDS encoding uncharacterized protein (antiSMASH:Cluster_12) translates to MPPPPPHPIHVHALTNAKDDSNVKSALKILEPHSPVSIPLHRRLQFGRFFEATTLLTSLACFEAGPGPGPEDEEWIMAFVDRSCRPETEVWMYGSWEGGGIGEHGVPSAHQQQQQQDALILSLIRSIKALGPAPKSIHQDILAKAAARASADKHTSSSDNDDLQDHSGVSRKDYTAHLLNPNLILFGATHSSTTQILTRNHVIKHVFDSGLVANWTFVFDIDDLPESATSLELPAGLHWGELEQQHFVLVRSRTQIPRQDRTLAVLPNVAIFESQIGKPIAWVFVGLDGSLTTLHVEEEWRGKGLAKMIAVKIWREKMEVFWEKEEPRSGQKEKARRLAHDYVISGNEASKKVSERLGGRHYADTFWIRVNLDSVSEA
- a CDS encoding uncharacterized protein (antiSMASH:Cluster_12); translation: MVAPAVQRSEACEIGQSDVDHKPVAKESVIDVTWKEIRIHDVPASLASVTQGYQVLCTRCARPTIEKTLLQYGASFKCSNQSCTNRHQRAAVAFPGDDQQGVDPAKNPLCHCNVVSRFKRIYVDETDLKKGSEKVFECAALRCDFGEEHEQRPSVKFR